A stretch of Vulpes lagopus strain Blue_001 chromosome 20, ASM1834538v1, whole genome shotgun sequence DNA encodes these proteins:
- the OLIG1 gene encoding oligodendrocyte transcription factor 1: MYYALSQARVNAAPATMLRPQRPGDLQLGASLYELVGYRQPPASASASASASASASASTSSSCTAAPLLPKAAREKPEAPGEPPGTGAGPGAHAGGGSRADPKEEQQQQLRRKINSRERKRMQDLNLAMDALREVILPYSAAHCQGAPGRKLSKIATLLLARNYILLLGSSLQELRRALGEGAGPAAPRLLLAGLPLLAAAPGSVLLAPGAVGPPDALRPAKYLSLALDEPPCGQFALPGGGAGGGAGGPGLCTCAVCKFPHLVPAGLGLAAVQAQFSK, from the coding sequence aTGTACTATGCGCTTTCCCAGGCGCGCGTGAACGCGGCCCCCGCGACCATGCTGCGGCCACAGCGGCCCGGAGACTTGCAGCTCGGGGCCTCCCTGTACGAGCTGGTGGGCTACCGGCAGCcgcccgcctccgcctccgcctccgcctccgcctccgcctccgcctccgcctccacctcctcctcctgcacggcggcccccctcctccccaaggcGGCGCGCGAGAAGCCGGAGGCGCCCGGCGAGCCCCCGGGCACGGGAGCGGGGCCCGGCGCGCACGCGGGCGGCGGCTCCCGGGCGGACCCCAAGGAGGAGCAGCAACAGCAGCTGCGGCGCAAGATCAACAGCCGCGAGCGGAAGCGCATGCAGGACCTGAACCTGGCCATGGACGCGCTGCGCGAGGTCATCCTGCCCTACTCGGCGGCGCACTGCCAGGGCGCGCCCGGCCGCAAGCTCTCCAAGATCGCCACGCTGCTGCTCGCCCGCAACTACATCCTGCTGCTGGGCAGCTCGCTGCAGGAGCTGCGCCGCGCGCTGGGCGAGGGCGCCGggcccgccgcgccgcgcctGCTGCTGGCCGGCCTGCCCCTGCTGGCCGCCGCGCCCGGCTCCGTGCTGCTGGCGCCTGGCGCCGTGGGGCCCCCCGACGCGCTGCGCCCCGCCAAGTACCTGTCGCTGGCGCTGGACGAGCCGCCGTGCGGCCAGTTCGCGCTccccggcggcggcgcgggcggcggcgcgggcggcccgggGCTGTGCACCTGCGCGGTCTGCAAGTTCCCGCACCTGGTCCCCGCCGGCCTGGGCCTGGCCGCCGTGCAGGCGCAGTTTTCCAAGTGA